Proteins encoded within one genomic window of Oncorhynchus tshawytscha isolate Ot180627B linkage group LG02, Otsh_v2.0, whole genome shotgun sequence:
- the LOC121840338 gene encoding LOW QUALITY PROTEIN: cell division control protein 6 homolog (The sequence of the model RefSeq protein was modified relative to this genomic sequence to represent the inferred CDS: inserted 1 base in 1 codon), with protein MPRSSRPMALKGITLCPRRTPRKPLSPRKRTGDENGCNLSANLLGSPPKQPCLNLASPRKLGFDENSPVLSQRSLLTPLSPKRQRLSHPRASPSRLHEIPSGSPSCPRSEGTVVGLFAEKSKFHSVKQALHTAVPERLLSREAERSSIRSFLEDKTLKASPASLYISGXPGTGKTACLNCVLQEMTDELKEIQTVVINCMALRSSHAIFPLLAEKLGASGGHTDTKLQKLLTSTGPTVLLVLDEMDQLDSKNQDVLYTIFEWPYLPKSRLCLIGIANALDLTDRILPRLQALPRCRPQLLHFPPYSRQELAAIVQDRLRHVSGEGLLDASAVQFCARKVSAVSGDARKVLDICRRAVELVESDDRKAAAETAVSRVSVPQVARVLSEVYGDRMSSSEGESFPIQQKLLVCCLLLLTRNGKNKEIPLGKLHEVYSRLCAKRRVGGVGQGECLSLCSLLESRGIFALKKAKEARLTKVSLKIEERDVENALKDRTLLGSILTAGLP; from the exons ATGCCCCGCTCAAGCAGGCCCATGGCACTCAAAGGCATAACTCTGTGCCCAAGGCGGACTCCAAGAAAACCCCTCAGCCCTCGCAAACGCACAG GAGATGAAAATGGCTGTAACCTCAGTGCCAACCTACTGGGCTCTCCTCCCAAACAGCCCTGTCTTAACCTGGCCTCCCCCCGCAAGCTGGGCTTTGATGAGAACTCCCCTGTTCTATCCCAGAGGAGTCTACTGACCCCCCTGTCACCAAAACGGCAGCGCCTCTCCCACCCCAGGGCCTCCCCCAGCAGACTCCATGAGATCCCCAGTGGGAGCCCATCATGTCCCCGATCAGAGGGCACGGTGGTCGGCCTCTTTGCTGAAA aGTCTAAGTTCCATAGTGTGAAGCAGGCCCTCCACACGGCTGTCCCAGAGCGCCTGCTATCCCGGGAGGCTGAGAGGTCCTCAATCCGCTCCTTCCTGGAGGACAAGACCCTAAAGGCCAGCCCAGCCAGCCTCTACATCTCTG GCCCCGGCACTGGCAAGACCGCTTGCCTCAACTGTGTGTTGCAGGAGATGACG GATGAACTGAAGGAGATTCAGACAGTGGTGATCAACTGTATGGCTCTGCGTAGCTCCCACGCCATCTTCCCCCTGCTGGCAGAGAAACTGGGGGCCTCTGGGGGCCACACTGACACCAAGTTGCAGAAACTGCTGACCAGCACGGGGCCTACTGT tcTTCTAGTCCTGGATGAAATGGACCAGTTGGACAGCAAGAACCAAGATGTTCTCTACACCATCTTTGAGTGGCCGTACCTGCCCAAGTCCCGTCTCTGTCTCATTG GTATCGCCAACGCTCTGGACCTGACGGACAGGATCCTCCCCAGGCTCCAGGCCCTGCCTCGTTGTCGGCCCCAGCTGTTACACTTCCCTCCCTACAGCCGCCAGGAGCTCGCCGCCATCGTACAGGACAGACTCCGACATGTGTCCGGAGAGGGGTTACTAGACGCATCGGCCGTGCAGTTTTGTGCCAGGAAGGTGTCTGCTGTGTCGGGAGACGCACGCAAAGTTCTGGATATCTGCCG GAGAGCTGTAGAGCTTGTGGAATCTGACGACAGAAAGGCAGCAGCAGAAACGGCGGTGTCTCGTGTGAGCGTGCCCCAGGTGGCCAGGGTGCTGTCGGAGGTGTATGGGGACCGTATGTCCTCGTCAGAGGGAGAGAGCTTCCCCATCCAGCAGAAACTCCTGGTCTGCTGTCTGCTACTGCTTACCCGCAACGGCAAGAACAAAGAGATCCCACTGGGCAAG ctCCACGAGGTGTACAGCCGTCTGTGTGCCAAGAGACGTGTGGGCGGCGTGGGCCAGGGCGAGTGCCTCTCCCTCTGCAGTCTGCTGGAGAGCCGGGGCATCTTTGCCCTGAAAAAAGCCAAGGAGGCTCGCCTCACCAAGGTTTCTCTGAAGATtgaggagagggatgtggagaatGCTCTGAAGGATCGCACCCTGCTGGGCAGTATCCTGACTGCTGGCCTACCATGA